A DNA window from Kitasatospora atroaurantiaca contains the following coding sequences:
- a CDS encoding 1-phosphofructokinase family hexose kinase has protein sequence MIVTVTLNAAVDVTYRLDRLDRHGSNRVREVAQRAGGKGVNVSRVLGALGHETVVTGLAGGAAGQALRADLAAAGLREELVPVAGETRRTVAVVEEADGDTTILLEPGPAVSPAEWSAFLTRYERLLAGAAAVVLSGSLPVGLPPDAYGVLVGLARAQRVPAVLDADGEALRGGLPAGPALVKPNAAELAAVTGAADPRAGAGWLRAAGAGSVVASLGPDGLLACTPQGSWRARPPERVAGNPTGAGDAAVAALTVGLVAGTPWPDRLADAVALSAATVLAPLAGSYDADAYRSMRQRVRVEPLGADGPCTAEQA, from the coding sequence GTGATCGTCACCGTCACGCTCAACGCCGCCGTCGACGTCACCTACCGGCTCGACCGGCTCGACCGGCACGGCAGCAACCGGGTGCGGGAGGTGGCCCAGCGGGCCGGCGGCAAGGGGGTCAACGTGTCCCGGGTGCTCGGCGCGCTCGGGCACGAGACCGTCGTCACCGGACTGGCCGGCGGTGCCGCCGGGCAGGCGCTGCGCGCGGATCTGGCGGCGGCGGGGCTGCGCGAGGAGCTGGTGCCGGTCGCCGGGGAGACCCGCCGTACCGTCGCCGTCGTCGAGGAGGCGGACGGCGACACCACGATCCTGCTCGAACCGGGGCCGGCCGTCTCCCCGGCGGAGTGGTCCGCCTTCCTGACCCGGTACGAGCGGCTGCTCGCAGGCGCAGCCGCCGTCGTCCTCTCCGGCAGTCTGCCCGTCGGCCTGCCGCCGGACGCGTACGGCGTCCTGGTCGGCCTCGCGCGTGCGCAGCGGGTGCCCGCGGTGCTGGACGCGGACGGCGAGGCCCTGCGCGGCGGGCTCCCCGCCGGCCCCGCGCTGGTCAAGCCGAACGCGGCGGAGCTGGCCGCCGTGACCGGCGCCGCCGACCCCCGCGCCGGAGCCGGGTGGCTGCGCGCGGCGGGGGCCGGGTCGGTGGTGGCTTCGCTGGGGCCGGACGGGCTGCTCGCCTGTACGCCCCAAGGCAGTTGGCGGGCCCGGCCGCCGGAGCGGGTCGCCGGGAATCCGACCGGCGCCGGGGATGCGGCGGTCGCCGCGCTCACGGTCGGCCTGGTCGCCGGTACGCCGTGGCCGGACCGGCTCGCCGATGCCGTGGCGCTGTCGGCCGCCACCGTGCTCGCCCCGCTGGCCGGCAGTTACGACGCCGACGCCTACCGGAGCATGCGGCAGCGCGTGCGGGTCGAGCCGCTCGGAGCGGACGGACCGTGCACGGCTGAACAGGCCTGA
- a CDS encoding VOC family protein, with the protein MATKIFVNLPVKDLARSIEFFTKLGFTFNQQFTDENAGCLVIGDDIFAMLLVEPFFKNFTKKEIADATTSTEAIVALGVESRQRVDELVDKAFAAGARPSNETSDQGFMYGRSFQDLDGHLWEVLYMDPAAVQG; encoded by the coding sequence ATGGCCACGAAGATCTTCGTCAATCTCCCCGTCAAGGACCTCGCCAGGTCGATCGAGTTCTTCACCAAGCTCGGTTTCACCTTCAACCAGCAGTTCACCGACGAGAACGCCGGCTGTCTGGTCATCGGTGACGACATCTTCGCGATGCTGCTCGTGGAGCCGTTCTTCAAGAACTTCACCAAGAAGGAGATCGCCGACGCCACCACCAGCACGGAGGCGATCGTGGCGCTCGGGGTGGAGAGCAGGCAGCGCGTCGACGAGCTGGTCGACAAGGCCTTCGCCGCCGGCGCGCGGCCCTCCAACGAGACCAGCGACCAGGGCTTCATGTACGGCCGCAGCTTCCAGGACCTGGACGGTCACCTCTGGGAGGTCCTCTACATGGACCCGGCCGCGGTGCAGGGCTGA
- a CDS encoding esterase/lipase family protein translates to MLPVIYVRGFGGGTRGIDKQVDDPFYGFNDGSTHIRIGGDGSPQYYQFESPLLRLFAEDGYQPLVSGDPKAYLESREADTVPAGTVWIHRFYDEAADTFGKEAVDFNIEKAAADLYDLVQLVRSRTGAPKVILIAHSMGGLVCRSMIQKISYLPKDGAPRTPGKELVDKLFTYGTPHGGITFEAGGGLFDWAMETFGPSGADIFAPELMYGYLYRGAKWGDRAPDTWRPNEVPEEDFPTDRIFCLVGTDPADYGVAKKAVGPKSDGLVAIENAYVHKAHRAYVHRSHSGRYGLVNSEEGYQNLRRFLFGARRVDVGLSGLQLPPSGADGEVVWQAEVQLSVRGLPIVMHEQLAAHYCPIQLNAEQDRQSLRPDGQVPLTTVFLLDPAKLGHDPLTPPPARCRYALHLRVIRLEEKHGLLFWRDHLAQAADWDDILVVDIGRQDGEATGSLQAWAAWNSTLPGAIADHDPVSEKPIGLTNGTVSVPLPPSATRILGDQAALTLAIDTWS, encoded by the coding sequence CGGCGGTGACGGCTCCCCGCAGTACTACCAGTTCGAGAGCCCGCTGCTGCGGCTGTTCGCGGAGGACGGCTACCAACCGCTGGTCTCCGGGGACCCGAAGGCCTATCTGGAGTCCCGGGAGGCGGACACCGTGCCGGCCGGGACGGTGTGGATCCACCGCTTCTACGACGAAGCCGCCGACACCTTCGGCAAGGAGGCCGTCGACTTCAACATCGAGAAGGCCGCCGCCGACCTGTACGACCTCGTCCAGCTCGTCCGCTCGAGGACCGGCGCCCCGAAGGTCATCCTGATCGCCCACTCGATGGGCGGCCTGGTGTGCCGCAGCATGATCCAGAAGATCTCCTACCTGCCCAAGGACGGCGCCCCACGCACGCCCGGCAAGGAGCTGGTCGACAAGCTGTTCACCTACGGCACCCCGCACGGCGGCATCACCTTCGAGGCCGGTGGCGGCCTCTTCGACTGGGCCATGGAGACCTTCGGCCCGTCGGGCGCCGACATCTTCGCCCCGGAGTTGATGTACGGCTACCTGTACCGCGGCGCGAAGTGGGGCGACCGCGCCCCCGACACCTGGCGGCCGAACGAGGTCCCGGAGGAGGACTTCCCGACGGACCGGATCTTCTGCCTGGTCGGCACCGACCCGGCCGACTACGGAGTCGCCAAGAAGGCGGTCGGCCCGAAGAGCGACGGCCTGGTCGCCATCGAGAACGCCTATGTGCACAAGGCCCACCGCGCCTACGTGCACCGCTCGCACTCCGGCCGCTACGGGCTCGTCAACTCCGAGGAGGGGTACCAGAACCTGCGCCGCTTCCTGTTCGGGGCCAGACGGGTGGACGTCGGCTTGTCCGGGCTGCAGCTACCGCCGTCCGGAGCCGACGGCGAGGTGGTCTGGCAGGCCGAGGTGCAGCTCTCGGTCCGGGGCCTGCCGATCGTGATGCACGAACAGCTCGCCGCGCACTACTGCCCGATCCAGTTGAACGCGGAACAGGACCGGCAGTCGCTGCGCCCCGACGGGCAGGTGCCGCTCACGACCGTCTTCCTGCTCGACCCGGCGAAGTTGGGCCACGACCCGCTGACGCCGCCACCCGCCCGCTGCCGCTACGCCCTGCACCTCCGGGTGATCCGGCTGGAGGAGAAGCACGGGCTGCTCTTCTGGCGGGACCACCTCGCCCAGGCCGCGGACTGGGACGACATCCTGGTCGTCGACATCGGCCGCCAGGACGGCGAGGCGACCGGCTCGCTGCAGGCATGGGCCGCCTGGAACTCGACACTTCCCGGGGCCATCGCCGACCACGACCCGGTCAGCGAGAAGCCCATCGGCCTGACGAACGGGACGGTGTCGGTACCCCTGCCGCCCAGCGCCACCAGGATCCTCGGGGACCAGGCGGCACTGACGCTCGCGATCGACACCTGGAGCTGA